A window of Companilactobacillus allii genomic DNA:
TGAAGATGGAACCTATAGCTTGTTGAAGAATGCTGAAGTTCAAGATGATGATATGTATTTTAAACTTATAAGAATTGTTCGTGCCGAATTCAAGTCATGTATTGAGCAAACTACAAAAGAGGGGGAGAAGTTGGTATGAAAAACTTTTTAGATATATTCTTATGGGTGATTTTTCCATACCTTTGTCTTGGTTCGTTCATCTTTGGAACTATCGGACGTTTTGCAATTTTTGGTGCAAATGTAACTGCTGAATCTAGTGAATTACTTGAAAAGAAACAACTAATGGTTGGAAGTATTCTCTTTCACATTGGGATTATCTTTGTTTTTGCTGGACACGTTGTAGGTGTTTTGATTCCTAAGTCATTTACCGACTGGCTAGGAATTCCCAATGAAGTGTATCATATAGGCGCACTTGTAATGGGTGGAGTTGCCGGATTCATGGCATTAGCTGGAATGATGATCTTATCTTATCGACGCTTCAGCAATAAGCGTGTTTTCAGAACTAGTTCATTCAGTGATCTAATGGTCAATGTATCATTTTTGATTATTATTGTTCTTGGATTAAGTGCCTCATTAATTGATGGAGCAATCTTACATCCAGAATTTAATTACCGTTTGAATCTGTCAATTTGGGCAAGACAAATATTTGCTTTCCATCCTGATTATCACTTGATGCTTAAAGTTCCAATTATGTTTAAGATACATGTGATATGTGGATTCATTATTTTTGGATTCTTCCCATATACAAGATTGGTTCACGCACTGGCATTACCTTGGCAATACATCTTTAGACGTCCAATAGTCTATCGCAGGAAACCAAGGGCTTAATTAGATAGTGGGAGATAATTATTATTAAGAAGCAACAAAATAAAATTGTGATGAGTATAGCGTTGTTAACGCTAATTATATTGGTAACTGTTTCAATGATGATTGGTAGATATGATTTGTCGTTTTCTGAAGTTCTCAAATATTTTACAGGACAAGCCAACTCTTCTTCAGCATTAATTTTGAAGCTTAGATTCATTCGAATTATAGCAGTAGTATTAGTTGGCGCGGGTCTTTCTATGGCTGGCGCCACTTTTCAATCTGTCTTTGGAAACGGATTGGCTTCGCCAAATCTTTTAGGTGTTTCTACCGGTGCTAGTGTTGGTGCTGCGATAGCGATTCTTAACGGTAAATCGATTTATTGGATTGAAATAAGTGCTTTTTTGATGGGTATACTAACAGTATTTTTAACTTTATCAATTAATCGAATCCTTCACAGTGAATCAAATATCACTTTGATTTTATCGGGAATTATCATGTCAGGATTGATGCAGTCACTATTGGGATCAGTCAAGTATATTGCTGATCCAGAGGACCAATTACAAAGTATTGTTTATTGGGAATTGGGGAGTTTTATGAAAGTAGACTCACAATCGCTAATATCGGTAGCACCCATATTAGTAATAGGAATAATTTTTCTTTTGATGACGCGCTGGAGATTGAATGCATTATCATTAGATACAAATACAATAAAGACAATTGGAATAAATCCAACAATCAATCGTAATTTGATGATTTTATTTGCCACATTACTGACTGCTGCATCCGTTTGTTTATGCGGTGTTATTGGGTGGATCGGTTTGGTCGTTCCACATGTTAGTCGTAGTATTGTGGGTGAGGATAACCGATATGCACTACCAATGACAGCAATCACTGGCGCTATTTTACTATTGATTTCGGATACATTGGCTAGAAGTATTTCAGTTAATGATATTCCATTGAGTATTATTACTGGCTTTATTGGCGTTCCAATCTTTATTGTGATACTTGTTAGGAGAAAAAATGTTGGAATCTAGGATCATTACAGAAAACTTGTCATTTGCATATAAGAATAAGTCGATCATTGGAAATGTTAATTTGAATGTTGATCCTGGACAAGTTCTGGTAATTTTAGGACCGAATGGAATTGGTAAGAGTACTTTATTGAATTGTTTGAGTGGAGTTTTAACAAAATATAACGGAAAAATCAGTGTAAATGAAAAAGATTTAAGTGAGTTGACTACTAAGAATCTATCACATCAAGTGGCTTTGGTCAGTCAAGGTGTAAGTATCAAATCTAGTTTGACTTTGTTTGATTATTTGCTCTTAGGACGTACGTCTTTTCACTCGATATTTGAGCAGCCAGATGAACATGATGAGAAGGTTGTTGCAAATGTTATTGAAGAGATCGGCTTGATTGATTATCGTAATATTAGTCTTCAAAATATGAGTGGTGGTCAAAGACAGCTGGCGATAATTGGTCGTGCATTGGCACAAGAACCGGATATATTGATCATGGATGAACCCACCTCTGCTCTAGATTATAAGAATCAGACGGTAGTATTGAAGTTGATTCGTGAACTATCAAATAAAGACATTTCAATAATCATGAGTACTCATGATCCTAATCAAGCTCAAATTATTGGTGATGAAGTCGGATTACTAATAGATAATAAAACTTATTTGCAGGGATCAACGAATGAGATATTAAATGATAAGAATTTATCTAAACTCTATGGAACTTCAATTTTATCGACTTATAATGAATCAGTGAATAGGAAAATATTTGGAATAGGGATGGATTAAGTATGAGAAGGAAACGAAATATTGTTGTTTTACTTTTGGGGCTATTAGTCTTTTTCATTAGTGGAATAACAACACAAGCTGCTTCAACGAAAACAATTGTTGATAATACTGGTGCTCCAGTAAAAATACCAAAGAAAGTTAATAAGATTGCGGATCTTTGGCATGCTAATAATCCGATATTGTTGATGCTTGGGGGAGAGGATAAGTTAGTTGCTACCACAAAACTAACTCATGATAATGCTTTATTAACTCAACTGTATCCTAAGGTTAAAAAACAAGCAGTCCCATTTAATGGTGAGGATTTTCAGATTGAGGAATTGGTCAAACAAAAGCCAGATGTAGTCATTAGTTCTGATACTTCACAGATCAGTGAATTGAAGAAGAACAATATTCCAGCTGTTAATTCGATGTTTCAAGACTTTGGTGGTTTGAAGAAAACGGTTACTTTGACTGCTAAAGTAGTTGGTACCAAAGATGCGAAGAAAAAGGCCAAGAAATATAATAAGAAATTGAATTCAGATATAAAACAAGTTAAAAAACGTGTCCGTAAGGATAAATCAAAGCCCAGCGTGTTACATATTGTTAATACTAGTGATCTAAGTAAGGTCGATGGTAAAGATACTATTGTAGATGAATGGTTAAAGATTGCTGGTGGTAAAAATGCCATTAAAACTAAGGGCAATATGATTAACGTTTCTGCTGAAGAAATTATTAAGGCTAATCCAGATGTCATAATCATCGGTGGAACTACTAATAAAAAAGCTTTGAAGCTGCTCAAAAAAGATGATCGATTCAAATCTTTGAAAGCGGTTAAAGATAAAAAGGTGTATGGTAATCCGACAGGTATCTTTATGCTAGACAGATACAGTGCTGAAGAAGATTTACAAATTTGGTGGGCAGGTAAAATACTTCACCCCAAACAAATGAAAGATGTAAATCTAAACCATAAATTCAAGTCATTTTATAAGGAATTTTTTGATTATGAATTCAGTAATAAAAAAATAAAGCAGATTATTAATGGTGAGGTTATCAAGTGAAAATAGAAATAACACAAGAACCCATCAATACTGAAAAGCTCACACAGAGTTTGATCCATAGTGAGTATGGAGGAGTTGATATTTTTATAGGTAATATTCGTCGATTTACTGATGATATTGAAACCGAAAAAATTGAGTATACTACTTATAAGAAAATGGCAGAAAAAGAAATGCAAAAGTTAGCCGACAAGGTACTCTCAAAGGGCATGGATGTGGTGATGGTTCACCGTATTGGTGAATTACAACTTGGTGATATTGCTGTGTTTATTGGCGTATCTGCACCACACAGGGCTGAAGCATTTGAAAACTGTCAGTTCTTAATTGATGAGTTGAAGAAGACAGTTCCGATTTGGAAAAAGGAATATGATCGTGACAAAATTCGTTGGGGAGGTTTAGAAGATTGAAAGTAAAAATGTTTTCTATCTTGGCTGAAGAAATAGGTCCGACACTAGAAGTAGATTTGAACGATAGTTTCTATTCAAGGGATGTTAAAGAATCAATTATTAAAAAATATCCTGATTTAAAGAACATCATAGATCAATCTTTGGTAGCTATTGATGAAGAATATGCGGATGAATCGCTATTTTCATTAAATAGTGTAGATGAAATTGCTTTGATCCCACCAGTCAGTGGCGGCTAATATAAGGGGGGCTTTATAATGGAAAGTAAATCTAAATCAATAATTGCTTTGGCCATGGGTACTTTATCCATGATGATTTGTTTTATGGTTTGGCTGAGTTTATCGCCGTTAGTTGGAGTTATTCTTTCACATAATGGAATTGAGTTAAGTGAATTTCAGCGAACATTCTTGTTAGCAACACCAATTTTATTAGGTTCAATTATGCGTATCCCAATGGGAATCTGGAGTGATAAATTCGGTGGCAAGAAAGTTTACATTATATTAATGCTGTTCTTGATCATTCCTGTGCTTATGGTTCCTAGAGTCAATTCATTTGGAATGATGATAGTTGCTGCATTGCTACTTGGTATGAGTGGGACGTCATTTGCAGTTGGTATTTCGTATGTTACCGGCTTTTTTCCACCAGAAAAACAAGGATTAGTCCTTGGAATTGCCGGTGTTGGTAATATCGGTACTGCGTTTTCATCGTTCTTTTTCCCAAGAATGGAGAAGGTATGGGGATTAAACAGTGTATTTTATACATTGATCATCTTATTAATTATTTTTGTATTATTGATGTTCTTTATAGCTCCAGAATCAAACAAAAATGAAGATGCTAGTATGCTCAAGTCTTTGGCTGTTGCTAAAGAAAAGGATACTTGGTACCTTGCATTGTTCTACTTTCTAACATTTGGTTTATTTATGGCTATGACTAACTTATTATCAACTTTTATGGTCAATTTATTTAATAGTAGTTTAATAGATGCTGGATTATGGGCAGCAATATTTGCTGTTATTGGTACATTGACACGTCCATTGGGTGGTTATCTTTCAGATAAAATTCGTCCGATGACACTTTTAAAGTATGATTTTGTCGCAATTACTGTTTCTGCAATAATTTTAGGGATTTTCCTAAAGACACAGGCCATTTTTCTTATTATGATGATAGTAATAGGTGTCTTAGTTGGATTAGGTAATGGAATTATTTTCAAGATGGTTCCGTTCGTGTCTGACAGTAACACTGGTGCCGTTACAGGATTTGTTGGCGCTATGGGTGGACTAGGTGGATATTTCCCACCAATTATCCTGGGTGTGATTAAACAGGCTACTGGCACTTATGAACTAGGGATATATTTAATCGCTGTATTTGCTATAATATGTTTAGTATTACTACAGAGAGTATATATTTCTGGAGAACACAAAATTGTTAAGTAATGGAATTGAGGTGCAACTTTATGAGTGAGAATGAACAAACAGAGAAAAAAGAAAATGCCGTTATGGAGGCACTAGAGGATGTTATTGACCCAGAACTTGGAATCGATATCGTTAATCTAGGCTTGATATATGGGATTGAGATCAAAGATAATCTTTGTACCGTGACTATGACATTAACAACTATGGGATGCCCATTAAGTGATATGATTTCTAACGATATCCATAATGCCGCTGAATCAGTTGAAGGTGTCGATTCGTGTGACATCAATTTGGTTTGGTATCCAATTTGGGATATGAGTAAAATGAGTCGTTTTGCCCAAATTGCACTTGGTATTGGTGGTTAACATTTGAGAGCGTGACAAAACACGTTCAGTTTTCGTTTATAAGTCCAAAGAGCCGGTATTTACGTAAGTAAATATCGGTTTTTTGGACTTATAGGGAGAAAATTGTGTTTTGTCACGCGTTTTCATGTTCATTAGATTTTTTCTAATAATCATGGTGCGTTTTTTAAATGAAAGCGGTAATATATTTAATATAGCAAAATTTTACAATTATAACGGAGGACTATTCCATGAGTAAAGCAACTGAATATTTGAAACATGTTTATGAAGTAATTGAAAGAAGAGACCCTGATCAATTGGAATTTCTAGAGGCAATTCATGACTTCTTCCAAACAATGACACCTGTATTTGAGAAACATCCTGAGTATATTGATGCTAATATCTTGGAAAGATTGACTGAACCGGAACGCGTAATTCAGTTCCGTGTTCCATGGCTTGATGATGCAGGTAAACCACAGGTCAACCGTGGCTTTAGAGTGCAATTCAATTCAGCTATTGGACCATACAAAGGTGGATTGAGATTTCACCCATCAGTAAATTTGAGTATTGTTAAATTTTTAGGATTTGAACAGATTTTTAAGAATGCTCTGACTGGACTACCGATAGGTGGTGGAAAAGGCGGTTCAGATTTTGATCCGAAGAATAAATCAGATAATGAAATTATGCGCTTTTGTCAAAGTTTCATGACAGAGTTAAGCAAGTATATCGGTCTTGATACTGATATTCCAGCTGGTGATATTGGTGTTGGTGGCCGTGAAATAGGGTATTTATATGGACAATACAAGCGACTTAAGGGTGCTGATCGCGGTGTATTGACTGGTAAAGGACTGACTTATGGTGGTTCGTTAGCTAGAACTGAGGCCACTGGATTTGGGCTAGCTTATTACACAGAGGAAATGTTAAAGGCGAATAAGTCTGACATATCTAATAAAAGAGTTGTGGTGTCTGGTAGTGGTAATGTTTCTGTTTATGCCATTCAAAAAGTTGCTGAATTAGGTGGTAAAGTTATCACTTGTTCAGATTCAAATGGTTATGTTGTTGATGAGAATGGAATAGATCTCAATGTTGTTAAGCAGATCAAAGAAGTAGAACGTGGACGTATTAAAGAGTATGCAGACCGTGTTTCAAGTGGTAAATATTATGAGGGTTCCATTTGGGATGCAAAGTTGAAGTATGATGTTGCTTTACCATGCGCCACTCAAAATGAGATTGATGGTAAACAGGCCAAGTTGATGATAAATAACGGGGTCATGGCTATTGCAGAAGGTGCAAATATGCCAAGTGATATTGAAGCAATTAAAGTTTATCAAGATAATGGATTGTTATATGGCCCAGCTAAGGCAGCTAATGCAGGTGGTGTAGCTGTTTCTGCACTTGAAATGAGCCAAAACAGCATGCGTCTGAGCTGGACTTTTGAAGAAGTCGACGATAGATTGAAACAAATCATGAAAGATATCTTTACTGAATCGGTCGATGCAGCTAAAAAGTACAATATTAATGGAGATTATTTGAGTGGGGCTAATATCGCTGGTTTTGTTAAAGTGGCTGATACCATGATTACTCAAGGTCTTGTTTAATCAATGTCATAGTTGGAATTTATAAAAGTGATTATTTTTTTATGATTTTTAATGTTTTGTTATCATATAGATGTAATACTTAAAAGGGAGAGTAAAAATGGCAAATTTAAATGGTTTAACTGATACATACACACTCAGTAATGGTGTAAAAATTCCTATTGTTGGGTTCGGAACTTGGCAAACACCAGATGGTGATGTTGCTAAAGAAAGCGTTAAAGCTGCGATTGAGGCTGGATATCATCATATTGATACTGCTGCAGCCTATGGCAATGAAGATAGTGTAGGAGAGGGAATTAAGGCTTCAGGAATTAAACGTGATGACTTATTCTTGACTACAAAGTTGTGGAATGATGATCATGGATATGATTCAACTAAAAAAGCACTTGATCATTCATTGTTAGAATTAGGTGTAGATTATGTTGATCTATATTTGATTCACTGGCCAAATCCTATTAAGTTCCGTGATAATTGGAAAGAAGTTAACGCAGAAACTTGGCGTGCAATGGAAGAAGTACTTAAAGCCGGTAAAACACGTGCAATTGGTATTTCAAACTTCCGTCCACAACATATGGATGAACTCTTGAAGACTGCAACAGTTACACCAATGGTTAATCAAATTTTCCTTAACCCAAGTGATCTCCAACCCAAGGTTGTCGCTTATAACAATCAACACAATATTTTGAGTGAAGCTTATAGTCCACTTGGCACTGGAAAAATCTTCCAAGTTGAAGAATTGAAAGAGATGGCAACACGTTATGGTAAGTCAGTTGCACAATTAGTTTTACGTTGGTCACTACAACATGGATTCTTGCCACTTCCTAAGTCAGTACATGCCGATAGGATTAAGGAAAATGGTCAAATCTTTGATTTTGAAATTTCTAGTGATGATATGCTAACTATCGATGGATTGCACGGACTTGCAGGAATTGCTAATGATCCTGATACTGCTAATTTCTAATAGAGTTTGAAAAAACGCGTTCAATTTTTGAGTATAATGCAAAATAAGTAGATATTCACGTAAGTGGATGTCTACTTATTTTTTTTTTATTAAACAGGAAAATTTGCATTTTTCCACACGTTTCCACTGTAAATTTGAGTAGAAACGAAGTTTATTACGATTTCTTTTTGACTACAACAGTTGATTTCGCTTCTTTATTTAAAGTGGCATTTTTAACTAATTGATAAATTGTAGCGGCAATCGGAACACCGAGTAACATTCCAATGATGCCAGCAACCCCACTACCAATAGTAATGGCAGCAAGAACAAAGATTCCTGGTAATCCAATAGAACCACCAACGACACGTGGATAGATAAGATTACTTTCAAGTTGTTGCAAGATGATGATATATACAACAAACAAAATTCCTTGAAGTGGTGAAGTGACTGCTATAAGAACAAATCCAACAGCACCACCTATCCAGGCACCGATCATTGGAACTAGAGCTGTTATACCAACTAGAGCACCAATTGATAAAGCGTTTGGAAATTTAAAAATCCACATGCCCAATGCACATAGTGTACCAAGAATGAAAGCTTCGATAACTTGGCCACTTATGAAACTAGAAAATGCTTTGTCGGCTACTCCAATTACATAGTATGTTTTTTTCATAATTTTTTTGGGGACAAATGTGTTCAGTACACGATTAATTCCTTGACCAATTTTTTCTTTACCACTTACCAAATATATTGCAAAGGTAAATGCAAGTATGAAGTTGAAGAGTCCTTTTGATAAACTACCAAAAATATTTATAGAAGAAGAAAATACTCCGGATACGCCAGAAGAAACGAATTTCATCAATTTGGATTGGATACTTGCCCAATCGATCTGGCTTGTCTTAAGTTGGGACGCGATGAGACTTGCTTGATTGGAGTTATTCAGCCATTTATTAAAGTTATTCAAAAGATTCGGAAGACTAGAAAAGAAACTACTAATTGCAGTGATGAATTGAGGTAGTACTAGACGTAATACCCAAGCAATTATGGCGATTATTATCACAATTGATAACAACAAAGCTACAGGACGCCTTGTTCCGATTGCAAATTTATTCTTTGCCTTAGGCCAAAAGCGTTTTTCTAGCATACTACTTAATAAATTTATACAATAAGCCAAGGCTGCACCTATGATAAGTGGTAATGAGATTGAATAAATTATTTTTAACAGGCCTAAAATTTGTCCGGGATATACAAGTAACACTAAAAATATGGCGACTAGGGAACTGTATCTTATTATTTCTTGTTTGGTAAGTTTCATATGTTTTCCTCTCATATAATTGATAATAGTAGTATTAGTTTACCATTCAAGAACATGGACATACTAGAAAAAAACGTGATACCTATAAAGGAATCACGTTTTGACATAATTAAATATTATTTTGTGTAACCATTCATGTGTTTTGTCTTAAAATTCCAAGCATCTTTGATAACTGTATGAACATCATCATATTGAGGTTTCCAATTCAAAACTTCACGTGCTTTACTTGAATCGGCAATCAATGTACTTGGGTCGCCTAAACGACGTGGTCCCATCTTGGCTGGGATTTCTTTTCCGGTAACTTCACGGGCAGCTTCTAGTATCTCTTTATTTGAGAAGCCATTTGAAGAACCTAAGTTAAAGATATTGCTATCATTACCAGAACGTAGATACTCCATTGCTAAACGATGAGCTTCGGCCAAATCTTCAACGTGCACATAATCACGAACATTTGTACCATCTTTAGTATCATAATCATCACCAAAAATAGTTAACGTATCACGTTGACCTGCAGCAGTTTGCAATACAACAGGGATCAAGTGAGTTTCAGGATTATGATCTTCACCAATCGTACCGTCAGACTTTGCGCCAGCAACGTTGAAGTAACGTAGTGCAACGAACTTGATTCCATAAGCTACATCTGACCAATGCATGATCTTTTCCATGGCCAATTTACTTTCACCATATGGATTAGTTGGAATTGTAGGATCTGTTTCCTTGATTGGAATGTGCTTTGGTTCACCATAAGTTGCGGCAGTTGAAGAGAAGATGATATGTGAAACACCAAAGTCTTTCATTACTTCTAGCAATGAAATCATACCGTAAGTGTTGTTATCAAAGTATTTTAGAGGGTCTTTCATAGATTCAGGAACAACTGAAAAAGCCGCAAAATGAATAACGTCTGTGATGTCTTCGTTTTGGAATAACTTAATAAGGAATTCCTTGTCACGAATATCACCTTGATAAAATTTTGCTTTGTCGTTCACGGCTTCACGATGGCCAGTAGCTAAATTGTCTGCTACAACAACGTCGTAATCCATGTTGCATAAATGATCTACAGTGTGAGAACCGACATAGCCAGCACCACCAAGTACAAGAATACTCATATAATTACCTCCGATTTTGATTTACTTTCTATTATACCGTATTATTATAGAATAGTTTTATTAGGTTAAGCTCAATTTAAAAATTTCACATTTTCTGTGTTATGCTTTAATATATCTTTATGGATTAAAATATGCTTGAATGGAATGAAGGAATATGAAGAAATTCTTTTCTATATTTGGAACTGTGTTATTAATATTAGTAGCATTGGCTCTGATTTTTAATGAACCGATTAAAGAATATGCAGTTAGTCGTATTTCTGATTATCATTTGTCATCTTTGACCTCTTCTAAAGTGAAAAAAAATGAAAAAAAAGATGGCGAATTTAATTTCCAAAAAGTTAAACCATTAACGGCAACACAAGTGGCTAAAGCTTCCGTCAGCAATGATGCGGCGGTAATTGGGAAAATGGCTGTACCTTCAGTTGGTTTGTATCTTCCTATTGTAAAGGGATTAAGTGATGATTCTCTTTCAACTGGTGGCGGTACAATGAAAAAAGACGAAAAAATGGGGCAAAACAATTATGCACTAGCCGGTCATTATATGACTAATAAGGGTGCTTTGTTCTCACCACTCGAAAATTCTCAAATTGGTGATAAAGCATATATTACCAATATGAAACGAGTTTATACTTATAAGATTTTTTATAAAAAAATTGTTCCACCAACCGCGGTGTACTTGTTAGATGATACCAAAGGTCAAAAACTTTTAACATTGATAACTTGTGCTGACGGTGGTACTAATCGTTGGGCTATTCAAGCCACATTAGTAAGTAGTGTTCCAGCAAATAAAGCGACACTTTCAGTATTCTCTAAATAAGTCATGTTGTGGCTTATTTTTTTTTTTGAAATACTGTTATAATGATTTAGTTAGTAGGTGATGTAGTGGTATTAATCAATTGGGAAAAACGAAAAAATCCCACTAAAGAAGAGATTTCAAATTTTTCATCTGAAAATGATGTAAGCCAAATTCTTGGTGAATTATTAATGTCTAGAGGATTAACAAAAAAGGCCGATATCGGTGACTTTATTCATACTGATATTGCTGGTTTACAAGATCCGTTTGGATTACATGACATGGATAAGGCATTAGATATTATTGATCAAGCCATTCAAAATGAAAGTAAAATCGCCATCTACGGAGATTACGATGCTGATGGTGTTACCAGTACTTCTATTATGAAATTGACACTGCAGAGATTAGGTGTGAAGCCGATATTTTATATTCCGGATCGTTTCAAAGATGGATACGGTCCTAACTTAGATGTATATAAATTCTTGGCTGATCAGAATATTGATTTGCTTATTACTGTAGATAATGGTGTTAGTGGTAAAGAACAGATTAAGTATTTGAAGGATCGTGGCATTAAAGTCATTGTTACAGATCATCATGATTTACCGGATGAATTGCCGGAAGCAGACGCAATCGTCCATCCAACTATCCCAGGATTTGAGTATACGTGTCCTTATCTTTCTGGAGCTGGAGTTGCATTCAAAATTGCTGATGCATTACTTGGTGATGATGCTTTAGATTTGATTGATATAGCCGCCATTGGTACTATTGCTGATTCTGTGCCACTATTAGGTGAGAACCGTGTCATTGTTACAGAGGGCTTGAAACGCATGGCTGACAACAAGCATGTTGGTCTAAGTGCATTGATCGAGAAGTGTGATCTTAAAATCAATCAAATGACAGAAGAAGATATTGGTTTCAAAGTTGCTCCTAGAATCAATGCATTGGGACGCTTAGCAAATGCTTCTTCAGGAGTTGAATTGTTGACTACTGGGGATGAATCGTTTGCTAAAGAGATTGTTGATGAAACAGAAGACATTAATAGTAAACGACAAGACTTAGTCGCCTTTGCTTTTGATGATTCACAGGTACAAATTAAGGAACAAAAGAATAGTGGTGTCTTGGTTCTTAAAAGTGATAAGTGGCATCAAGGTATTTTAGGAATCGTTGCTAGTAGGGCCGTTGAACAAGAACATAAGCCAACACTGGTTCTTCAATATGATGAGGATTCTGGATTGTACAAAGGTTCTGGTAGAAGTCCTGAGGGATTCAACTTATTTGATGCATTGAATGCTCATAAAGAATTATTTGCAGGTTTTGGAGGACATGCACAAGCCTGTGGCTTTTCAATCGGTAAAGATGAATTAGAAAAACTAGTTCCTTTGTTGCAAACGGAACCAGAAAAGCAAAACTTTGATCCAACTGGTCCAATGACTAAGTTATATGATCTGAATCTTAATATTAGTGATTTGAATTTTGATTTGATTAAAGAGATTGATCAATTAGCTCCGTTTGGAATGGGTAATCCTAAGCCAGTAATTAAGTTATCTAATGTGTCGTTATCAGAGCCTAGATCAATCGGTAAAGATGGTACTCATTTGAAGACTGATGTCGTTGACAAAAATCATAAAATCGGTGCCATTGGTTTTGGAATGTATTCAAAGATTGATTCTTTAAATACGAATGCTTGTGACGTTTATGGTGAGCTAGGAGTCAATGAATGGCGTGGACGTAAGAACTTGCAGTTGATGTTGGATGATTTTCAGGCATCCGCTGAGGGTATGAAAATTAACCAGATGAGTGATATATATATTGATTATCGAAATAAACAAATATCTGGTTCGATTTTGAATAAATTCGATGCAATAGTCTTCTTCAATGAAACTTATTATGAGGCTGCTAATCGAGCACATCCACAAGTTAAG
This region includes:
- the galE gene encoding UDP-glucose 4-epimerase GalE — encoded protein: MSILVLGGAGYVGSHTVDHLCNMDYDVVVADNLATGHREAVNDKAKFYQGDIRDKEFLIKLFQNEDITDVIHFAAFSVVPESMKDPLKYFDNNTYGMISLLEVMKDFGVSHIIFSSTAATYGEPKHIPIKETDPTIPTNPYGESKLAMEKIMHWSDVAYGIKFVALRYFNVAGAKSDGTIGEDHNPETHLIPVVLQTAAGQRDTLTIFGDDYDTKDGTNVRDYVHVEDLAEAHRLAMEYLRSGNDSNIFNLGSSNGFSNKEILEAAREVTGKEIPAKMGPRRLGDPSTLIADSSKAREVLNWKPQYDDVHTVIKDAWNFKTKHMNGYTK
- a CDS encoding aldo/keto reductase; the protein is MANLNGLTDTYTLSNGVKIPIVGFGTWQTPDGDVAKESVKAAIEAGYHHIDTAAAYGNEDSVGEGIKASGIKRDDLFLTTKLWNDDHGYDSTKKALDHSLLELGVDYVDLYLIHWPNPIKFRDNWKEVNAETWRAMEEVLKAGKTRAIGISNFRPQHMDELLKTATVTPMVNQIFLNPSDLQPKVVAYNNQHNILSEAYSPLGTGKIFQVEELKEMATRYGKSVAQLVLRWSLQHGFLPLPKSVHADRIKENGQIFDFEISSDDMLTIDGLHGLAGIANDPDTANF
- the gdhA gene encoding NADP-specific glutamate dehydrogenase; amino-acid sequence: MSKATEYLKHVYEVIERRDPDQLEFLEAIHDFFQTMTPVFEKHPEYIDANILERLTEPERVIQFRVPWLDDAGKPQVNRGFRVQFNSAIGPYKGGLRFHPSVNLSIVKFLGFEQIFKNALTGLPIGGGKGGSDFDPKNKSDNEIMRFCQSFMTELSKYIGLDTDIPAGDIGVGGREIGYLYGQYKRLKGADRGVLTGKGLTYGGSLARTEATGFGLAYYTEEMLKANKSDISNKRVVVSGSGNVSVYAIQKVAELGGKVITCSDSNGYVVDENGIDLNVVKQIKEVERGRIKEYADRVSSGKYYEGSIWDAKLKYDVALPCATQNEIDGKQAKLMINNGVMAIAEGANMPSDIEAIKVYQDNGLLYGPAKAANAGGVAVSALEMSQNSMRLSWTFEEVDDRLKQIMKDIFTESVDAAKKYNINGDYLSGANIAGFVKVADTMITQGLV
- a CDS encoding class A sortase — encoded protein: MKKFFSIFGTVLLILVALALIFNEPIKEYAVSRISDYHLSSLTSSKVKKNEKKDGEFNFQKVKPLTATQVAKASVSNDAAVIGKMAVPSVGLYLPIVKGLSDDSLSTGGGTMKKDEKMGQNNYALAGHYMTNKGALFSPLENSQIGDKAYITNMKRVYTYKIFYKKIVPPTAVYLLDDTKGQKLLTLITCADGGTNRWAIQATLVSSVPANKATLSVFSK
- a CDS encoding AI-2E family transporter encodes the protein MKLTKQEIIRYSSLVAIFLVLLVYPGQILGLLKIIYSISLPLIIGAALAYCINLLSSMLEKRFWPKAKNKFAIGTRRPVALLLSIVIIIAIIAWVLRLVLPQFITAISSFFSSLPNLLNNFNKWLNNSNQASLIASQLKTSQIDWASIQSKLMKFVSSGVSGVFSSSINIFGSLSKGLFNFILAFTFAIYLVSGKEKIGQGINRVLNTFVPKKIMKKTYYVIGVADKAFSSFISGQVIEAFILGTLCALGMWIFKFPNALSIGALVGITALVPMIGAWIGGAVGFVLIAVTSPLQGILFVVYIIILQQLESNLIYPRVVGGSIGLPGIFVLAAITIGSGVAGIIGMLLGVPIAATIYQLVKNATLNKEAKSTVVVKKKS